In Juglans regia cultivar Chandler chromosome 5, Walnut 2.0, whole genome shotgun sequence, the following are encoded in one genomic region:
- the LOC108983738 gene encoding DNA polymerase epsilon subunit 3, whose amino-acid sequence MNSTSSRTRKAETMAGNKTLETHEDERVSATTDSRKKEMDKVIPEAGELPRAIVRRVVKDKLSQCSPDCDMSVHKESLLAFSESARIFIHYLSATANDICRESKRQTINADDVLKALEEIEFPEFLKPLKASLDEFRQKNAGKKAKVAKEKEVKKRKMEEKAPQKSGGGERDEEEEGDQDGTGDD is encoded by the exons ATGAACTCTACATCTTCGAGGACTCGAAAAGCTGAAACAATGGCGGGAAACAAAACCCTAGAAACCCACGAAGATGAAAGGGTGAGTGCTACAACTGATagcagaaagaaagaaatggataaAGTGATACCGGAGGCGGGGGAGCTTCCCAGAGCTATCGTCCGCCGGGTCGTGAAGGATAAGCTCTCCCAATGCTCCCCCGACTGCGACATGTCCGTTCATAAAGAGTCCCTCCTCGCTTTCTCCGAGAGCGCTCGCATCTTCATCCACTACCTGTCCGCTAC GGCTAATGATATATGTAGGGAATCGAAAAGGCAGACTATTAACGCTGATGATGTGCTGAAAGCGCTTGAAGAAATCGAGTTTCCGGAGTTTCTGAAGCCTCTTAAAGCCTCTCTTGATG AGTTCAGGCAGAAAAATGCTGGAAAGAAGGCCAAAGTGGCGAAGGAGAAAGAagtgaaaaaaaggaaaatggaagaaaaggcACCACAGAAAAGTGGAGGTGGTGAaagggatgaagaagaggagggAGACCAGGATGGAACTGGCGACGACTAA